One stretch of Balneola sp. MJW-20 DNA includes these proteins:
- the cdaA gene encoding diadenylate cyclase CdaA, whose amino-acid sequence MFPIAFLEFTAKDFIETLIIASVLVYLYRWVRGTFAIQATIGIVFVILINAVISILGFTTINFILKSILDVGILAVFIIFQPEIRKLLYRLGNNTSFDRFFTKSDSSEMIDEIVDAVKLLSKDKIGALIVFARSSALQDLVDAGVDIDAKIKSQLLVTIFKKETPLHDGAVVIRNNRIVAASCYLPISQNPNISTSFGTRHRAAVGITETNNVFVLVVSEETGRISIARNGALLSGLSIQKLRVEMEEAFGTEKFDEDVAFASQTELNLN is encoded by the coding sequence TTGTTTCCGATAGCCTTTTTAGAATTTACAGCAAAAGATTTTATCGAGACGCTGATCATCGCGTCGGTGCTGGTATATCTGTATCGCTGGGTCAGAGGAACCTTTGCCATTCAGGCAACCATAGGAATTGTATTTGTGATCCTCATCAATGCGGTGATCAGTATACTGGGCTTTACGACGATAAATTTTATTCTGAAATCTATTCTGGATGTGGGTATTCTTGCTGTTTTTATCATCTTTCAGCCGGAGATCCGAAAGCTTCTGTACCGCCTTGGAAATAATACCAGTTTTGACCGGTTTTTCACGAAATCAGACTCATCGGAAATGATAGATGAGATCGTAGATGCCGTTAAACTGCTTTCCAAAGACAAGATCGGTGCGTTGATCGTGTTTGCCAGAAGCTCAGCTTTGCAGGACCTGGTGGACGCCGGCGTGGATATTGATGCTAAGATCAAAAGCCAGCTCCTGGTAACTATTTTTAAGAAAGAAACCCCATTACATGATGGTGCAGTGGTAATAAGGAATAACAGGATCGTTGCGGCCAGTTGTTACCTTCCTATTTCTCAGAATCCTAATATTTCAACCTCTTTTGGTACCCGCCACCGTGCGGCAGTTGGTATTACTGAAACGAATAATGTATTTGTGCTAGTGGTATCTGAAGAAACCGGAAGGATCTCGATTGCCAGAAACGGAGCCCTGCTTAGCGGACTTTCCATTCAGAAGCTCAGAGTTGAGATGGAAGAAGCATTCGGTACTGAGAAGTTTGATGAAGATGTAGCCTTTGCGTCACAAACAGAGCTGAATTTAAATTAG
- the meaB gene encoding methylmalonyl Co-A mutase-associated GTPase MeaB: MKKYSTQEFIDGIKDGNRMLLSRAITLIESAKPEHQDKAQEIIEGCLPFAGNSIRMGITGVPGVGKSTFIESFGNYVIKEQGRKLAVLAVDPSSSRTKGSILGDKTRMETLSNNPDAYIRPTPTAGSLGGVARSTRETITLCEAAGYNTILIETVGVGQSETAVHSMVDFFLLLMLAGAGDELQGIKRGIMEMADSIVINKADAGNQDAAKRAVSEYKNALHLFPPTESGWIPRVTTASALENKGIKEVWDIVDEFIRHNRAKGYLEKKRKEQSVYWLNESIQYELNQAFYGDKNLASKLDQYKKDVQEGRISSYKAARELLRLFRKA, encoded by the coding sequence TTGAAGAAATACAGCACTCAGGAATTTATAGACGGGATAAAAGACGGCAACAGAATGCTGTTAAGTCGCGCAATAACCCTGATCGAGAGCGCTAAACCTGAACATCAGGATAAAGCTCAGGAGATCATCGAAGGCTGCCTTCCTTTTGCAGGTAACTCGATTCGAATGGGTATTACCGGTGTCCCAGGTGTTGGTAAAAGTACCTTTATTGAATCCTTTGGGAATTATGTGATCAAAGAACAGGGACGCAAGCTCGCTGTACTGGCTGTGGATCCCAGCAGTTCAAGGACCAAAGGAAGTATCCTCGGGGACAAAACCCGCATGGAGACCCTTTCAAATAATCCCGATGCTTATATCCGGCCTACCCCAACTGCGGGTTCACTCGGTGGGGTTGCTCGCAGTACACGTGAGACCATAACCTTATGTGAAGCAGCAGGCTACAATACCATCCTTATAGAAACTGTTGGGGTTGGACAATCTGAAACCGCGGTACATTCGATGGTGGATTTTTTCCTTTTACTAATGCTTGCAGGTGCCGGCGACGAGTTGCAGGGAATCAAAAGAGGGATCATGGAGATGGCAGACAGCATCGTGATCAATAAAGCCGATGCCGGGAATCAGGATGCGGCTAAACGTGCAGTTTCTGAATATAAGAATGCACTCCATCTGTTTCCTCCAACAGAATCCGGCTGGATACCCAGAGTTACCACTGCTTCCGCACTTGAGAATAAAGGAATAAAGGAAGTCTGGGATATAGTTGACGAATTTATTCGTCATAATCGTGCGAAAGGATACCTCGAAAAGAAAAGAAAAGAGCAATCCGTTTACTGGCTGAATGAAAGTATTCAGTATGAGCTGAATCAGGCCTTTTACGGCGATAAAAATTTAGCCAGCAAGTTGGATCAGTATAAGAAAGATGTTCAGGAAGGGCGGATCTCTTCTTATAAAGCGGCAAGAGAACTCCTGAGATTATTCAGAAAGGCATGA